The nucleotide window AAAGAAACTCCCGCAACCATTCCGCCGATAAAGCAATGATCCCTTGATACAATAATACGGGTATGGCCGAAATGGCTACTCCAATCCCCATGGTGGAGGTAAAGATGACGGCGGAGAACCCGTCCAAAATCGACTTGGTGTACAACACCGAGTGATCTGCCTTTAAACCGCTCTCCAGGGCGCCAACGATAGCCATTGCTCCCACACAATATAGCAAGGATGCAAAAACAAATGCCTCTGAAATCTTTCCATGACCGAACCGGGTCATTTTTCGCTCGGCGAATCGGCCCACAGCATCCAACTTGCCTTCAATATCAACAAGCTCCCCGATTATCGCCCCTATCACAAGAGAAAGGATTACCCACGGAAGATCATCCCCCGCTTTGAAAGCGAGTGTCATCCCGATGACGAGTACGGACAAGCCCAAACCTTGAATAATGGTTTGTTTCATTTTGTCCGGAATCCTTTGAAATATTGAGCCCAATACCGCCCCGGCAAT belongs to Effusibacillus lacus and includes:
- a CDS encoding DUF554 domain-containing protein, which produces MALWGTIVNALAIIAGAVLGSIFQRIPDKMKQTIIQGLGLSVLVIGMTLAFKAGDDLPWVILSLVIGAIIGELVDIEGKLDAVGRFAERKMTRFGHGKISEAFVFASLLYCVGAMAIVGALESGLKADHSVLYTKSILDGFSAVIFTSTMGIGVAISAIPVLLYQGIIALSAEWLREFLSQPVIAVMSATGGVLIMGIALNVLEIRKINVGNLLPAIFVAGILKWFLQ